Proteins from a genomic interval of Polaribacter sejongensis:
- a CDS encoding efflux RND transporter permease subunit: MLKTFIERPVLSTVISIIIVLLGIISVTSLPIEEYPDIAPPTIKVIASYAGANAETVLESVIIPIEEQINGVEGMTYITSTASNTGTAEITVYFNQEIDADIAAVNVQNRVARATPLLPAEVVQTGVTTQKQETSALMFISMYSESDNYDATFIQNYLKINVIPAIQRISGVGDVSVFSQQDYAMRIWLKPEKLAAYNLIPSDITAALAEQNLEAAAGSLGENSGESFSYTLTYSGRFKEEKQYGDVIIKALGNGQFLRLNDVAEIELDAQSYASNAMSKGNPAVFMGIFQTKGSNAKVIIENIKETLEEAKKDLPEGLDVFVPYDTSLFLNASIEKVISTLLEAFLLVFLVVFIFLQDFRSTLIPAIAVPVSIIGTFFFLNVFGYSINLLTLFALVLAIGIVVDDAIVVVEAVHAKLDEGEKSAKKATLTAMNEISGAIISITLVMAAVFIPVTFISGPTGVFYEQFGVTLIIAILISAVNALTLSPALCALLLKPHKEDEEIKGKSPLKRFYTLFNRGFNATIDRYGKSLHFLYKRKWVSGLLLVLAIVGIFWASEQTPTGFVPNEDRGILFANIELPAGASLDRTNAVAKDLYSKINGIEGIVAVNFIKGRSLISGAGSNYGFGIIKLADWGEREDPSTSVQAITGKLFGIAATIPEANIIFFSPPSIRGFGNSAGFEVNLLDKFGGEFKDLDKANKEFAMALMSHPEIKYAQSSFSTNYPQYEMEINVPLAKEKGVPINSIFSTLQGYIGGIYASDFSKFGKQFRVYIQALPDDRATVDDLNSMYVRTNSGEMTPITQFVKLERVYGPQSVTRFNLFNSTTLTGATNEGYSTGDAIRVIEEEVAKLPSNYTIAYSGLTREEVSAGSQTIFIFALSILFVYFLLSAQYESYLLPFAVVLSLPFGVFGAYISTWFFGLENNIYFQIALIMLIGLLAKNAILIVEFALQRRKNGESISDAAIHGAKSRLRPILMTSFAFILGLMPLVLAKGVGSEGNNSIGTGAVGGMLIGTILGVFVIPILFILFQWLQEKVSSKPAVISEQNEEA; this comes from the coding sequence ATGTTAAAAACATTTATTGAAAGACCCGTTCTTTCAACCGTAATTTCTATTATCATTGTTTTGCTTGGAATTATAAGCGTTACAAGCCTACCAATAGAAGAATACCCAGATATTGCTCCACCAACCATAAAGGTAATTGCCTCTTATGCCGGAGCCAACGCAGAAACAGTTTTAGAAAGTGTAATTATACCTATTGAAGAGCAAATTAATGGTGTAGAAGGTATGACCTACATTACCTCTACTGCATCTAACACAGGTACAGCAGAAATAACTGTTTATTTTAATCAAGAAATAGATGCAGATATTGCTGCAGTAAACGTTCAAAACCGTGTAGCTAGAGCAACACCATTGTTACCTGCAGAGGTTGTACAAACAGGTGTAACTACTCAAAAGCAAGAAACAAGTGCTTTAATGTTTATTTCTATGTATTCTGAAAGCGACAATTACGACGCTACTTTTATTCAGAATTATTTAAAAATAAACGTAATTCCTGCTATTCAGCGTATTAGTGGTGTTGGAGATGTTAGTGTATTCTCTCAACAAGATTATGCTATGAGAATCTGGTTAAAACCAGAAAAATTAGCAGCTTATAATTTAATCCCTTCAGATATTACAGCAGCCTTAGCAGAACAAAATTTAGAAGCAGCTGCAGGTTCTTTAGGTGAAAATAGTGGAGAATCATTTTCATATACATTAACCTATAGTGGTCGTTTTAAAGAAGAAAAACAATATGGAGATGTTATTATAAAAGCATTAGGAAACGGACAATTTCTTCGTTTAAACGATGTTGCAGAAATTGAATTAGACGCACAATCTTATGCGTCTAACGCAATGAGTAAAGGAAATCCTGCAGTTTTTATGGGGATTTTTCAAACAAAAGGTTCTAATGCAAAAGTAATTATTGAAAACATTAAAGAAACCTTAGAAGAGGCAAAAAAAGACTTACCAGAAGGATTAGATGTTTTTGTTCCTTATGATACAAGTTTGTTTTTAAATGCATCTATAGAAAAAGTAATTAGCACGTTGTTAGAAGCCTTTTTATTAGTGTTCTTAGTGGTATTTATCTTCTTGCAAGATTTTAGATCCACCTTAATTCCAGCGATAGCTGTACCAGTTTCTATTATTGGTACCTTCTTTTTCTTGAATGTTTTTGGATACTCAATTAACTTATTAACACTATTTGCATTGGTACTTGCCATTGGTATTGTAGTGGATGATGCCATTGTGGTTGTAGAAGCCGTACATGCCAAATTAGATGAAGGAGAAAAGAGTGCTAAAAAAGCAACTTTAACTGCCATGAATGAAATTTCTGGGGCAATTATATCTATTACTTTAGTAATGGCAGCTGTATTTATTCCGGTAACTTTTATCTCTGGACCAACAGGTGTTTTTTATGAACAATTTGGTGTTACTTTAATTATTGCAATCCTTATTTCTGCAGTAAACGCATTAACTTTAAGTCCGGCATTATGTGCTTTATTATTAAAACCACATAAAGAAGATGAAGAAATTAAAGGTAAAAGTCCTTTAAAGCGTTTTTACACGCTGTTTAATAGAGGATTTAACGCAACTATTGATAGATATGGTAAATCACTACATTTCTTATACAAAAGAAAATGGGTATCTGGTTTATTATTAGTACTAGCTATTGTTGGAATTTTTTGGGCATCAGAACAAACACCAACAGGTTTTGTACCTAATGAAGATAGAGGAATTCTTTTTGCAAATATTGAGTTACCTGCAGGTGCTTCTTTAGATAGAACAAATGCAGTAGCTAAAGATTTGTACAGTAAAATAAATGGTATTGAAGGTATTGTTGCTGTAAACTTTATTAAAGGTAGAAGTTTAATTAGTGGAGCTGGTAGTAATTACGGTTTTGGTATTATAAAATTAGCAGATTGGGGAGAACGTGAAGATCCTTCTACTTCTGTACAAGCAATTACAGGTAAATTATTTGGAATTGCAGCTACCATACCAGAAGCAAATATTATTTTCTTCTCGCCACCAAGTATTAGAGGTTTTGGTAACTCTGCAGGTTTTGAAGTAAATTTACTAGATAAATTTGGAGGTGAATTTAAAGACTTAGACAAAGCAAATAAAGAATTTGCAATGGCTTTAATGAGTCATCCAGAAATTAAATATGCACAATCTTCTTTTAGTACAAATTATCCACAATATGAAATGGAAATTAATGTGCCTTTAGCAAAAGAAAAAGGAGTGCCTATTAATAGTATTTTCTCAACATTGCAAGGTTATATTGGAGGTATATATGCTTCAGATTTCTCAAAATTCGGAAAACAATTTAGAGTATATATTCAAGCTTTACCAGATGATAGAGCAACCGTAGATGATTTAAATAGTATGTATGTTAGAACAAACTCTGGTGAAATGACACCAATTACACAGTTTGTAAAATTAGAACGTGTATATGGGCCACAATCGGTAACGCGTTTCAACTTATTTAATTCTACTACCCTAACAGGTGCAACAAACGAAGGTTATAGTACTGGTGATGCCATTAGAGTTATTGAAGAAGAAGTTGCAAAGTTACCAAGTAACTACACCATTGCATATTCTGGTTTAACAAGAGAAGAAGTAAGTGCGGGGAGCCAAACTATATTTATTTTTGCATTAAGTATTTTATTCGTGTATTTCTTATTAAGTGCACAATATGAAAGTTATTTATTACCATTTGCAGTAGTATTATCACTTCCTTTTGGTGTATTCGGAGCCTATATAAGTACCTGGTTTTTTGGATTAGAAAACAACATTTATTTCCAAATTGCTTTAATCATGCTAATTGGTCTACTCGCCAAGAACGCCATATTAATTGTGGAGTTTGCGCTACAAAGACGTAAAAATGGAGAAAGTATTTCTGATGCAGCTATACATGGAGCAAAATCTCGTTTACGTCCTATTTTAATGACCTCATTTGCCTTTATACTTGGTTTAATGCCATTAGTATTAGCAAAAGGAGTTGGGTCTGAAGGAAACAATTCTATCGGTACAGGTGCCGTTGGAGGGATGTTGATAGGAACCATTTTAGGAGTCTTTGTAATTCCGATACTATTTATATTATTTCAATGGTTACAAGAAAAAGTTTCTAGTAAACCAGCAGTTATTTCTGAACAAAATGAAGAAGCATAA
- a CDS encoding efflux RND transporter periplasmic adaptor subunit — MKHYKLLSLLSLGVFLVVASCTNKEQPAAAAAQGPAPSFPVVTMQPKTVTSFNEYPTSLEGVVNSAVRAKVSGYIQKVMVDEGQKVRKGQVLFRLETQSLSQDAGAAKARINVAQVEVNKLVPLVEKNIISSVQLETAKANLAQAKANYSSVSASIAYGTIRSQVDGYVGAINYREGALVSPADPTPLTTVSDISKVYAFFSLNESEYLDFLQNAEGKNLEEKLANYAEINLVLANGSTYAEKGKIETSTGQVNKNTGTVSLRAVFNNPNQLLTNGNSGKIQIPTVFENAIVVPQQATYEQQGNIMLFKVGEDNKAETSIIKVKAAVGNLYVVESGINLKDKIVVSGVGKLRSGTVITPQDTPFNDAIKPVETLFKN, encoded by the coding sequence ATGAAACATTATAAATTATTATCATTACTATCACTAGGAGTATTTTTAGTAGTTGCAAGTTGCACCAACAAAGAGCAACCAGCAGCCGCAGCAGCACAAGGTCCTGCACCTTCTTTTCCTGTAGTTACCATGCAACCTAAAACTGTTACAAGTTTTAATGAATACCCAACAAGTTTAGAAGGAGTTGTAAACAGTGCTGTTAGAGCAAAAGTATCTGGATACATTCAAAAAGTAATGGTAGACGAAGGTCAGAAAGTACGTAAAGGCCAAGTATTATTTAGACTAGAAACACAGTCTTTAAGTCAAGATGCTGGTGCAGCAAAAGCGCGTATTAATGTTGCACAAGTAGAAGTGAACAAATTAGTACCGTTAGTAGAAAAAAATATTATTAGTTCGGTTCAATTAGAAACTGCGAAAGCAAATTTAGCACAAGCCAAAGCAAACTATAGTAGTGTTTCTGCAAGTATCGCTTACGGAACTATTAGAAGTCAAGTAGATGGTTATGTAGGTGCTATTAATTATAGAGAAGGCGCATTGGTAAGTCCAGCAGATCCAACTCCATTAACAACCGTGAGTGATATTAGTAAAGTATATGCCTTTTTTAGTTTAAACGAAAGTGAATATTTAGACTTTTTACAAAATGCAGAAGGTAAAAACTTAGAAGAAAAATTGGCAAATTATGCTGAAATCAATTTGGTATTGGCAAACGGAAGCACGTATGCAGAAAAAGGTAAAATAGAAACAAGTACAGGACAAGTAAATAAAAATACAGGTACTGTTAGTTTAAGAGCTGTTTTTAACAATCCTAATCAACTATTAACCAATGGAAATAGTGGTAAAATTCAAATTCCAACTGTTTTCGAAAATGCAATTGTTGTTCCACAACAAGCAACTTATGAACAACAAGGAAATATTATGTTGTTTAAAGTAGGAGAAGATAACAAAGCAGAAACTTCAATTATTAAAGTAAAAGCAGCAGTAGGAAATTTATATGTAGTTGAATCTGGAATCAATTTAAAAGATAAGATTGTAGTATCTGGGGTTGGTAAATTAAGAAGTGGTACCGTTATTACACCACAAGACACTCCTTTTAATGATGCAATTAAACCTGTAGAAACTTTATTTAAAAACTAG
- a CDS encoding GbsR/MarR family transcriptional regulator, protein MKEEICKIKMDLVEKLGVHLEDREQLAPVAARILAYIILTGKKGVTFEDMVTILCASKSTISTHLNHLQDLHKIVYFTKTGDRKKYFIINKGMVLQHIDSMIDKWKEEREMHLEIKNYKETINKNKIENKEEKFDLNFHDDYIKFIDGATTSVEELKTKIANHKFDI, encoded by the coding sequence ATGAAAGAAGAAATCTGTAAAATAAAAATGGACTTGGTTGAAAAACTAGGTGTGCATTTAGAAGACAGAGAACAATTAGCTCCAGTTGCAGCTCGTATTTTAGCTTACATCATCTTAACAGGTAAAAAAGGAGTCACTTTTGAAGATATGGTCACCATACTTTGTGCAAGTAAAAGCACCATTTCTACACACCTTAATCATTTACAAGATTTACATAAAATAGTGTATTTCACAAAAACAGGTGATCGTAAAAAATATTTTATCATTAATAAAGGAATGGTTCTTCAGCATATAGATAGTATGATAGATAAATGGAAAGAAGAGCGTGAAATGCATCTAGAAATAAAAAATTACAAAGAAACTATAAACAAGAATAAAATTGAAAATAAGGAAGAAAAGTTCGATCTAAATTTTCACGATGATTATATAAAATTTATAGACGGAGCAACAACCTCTGTAGAAGAATTAAAAACTAAAATAGCCAACCATAAATTCGATATTTAA
- a CDS encoding efflux transporter outer membrane subunit: MISIIKKRNLQKGVVIAVMALTLQSCFVAKEYTRPEVTETENLYRTDNLPSDSISMADVSWKTLFTDTYLQQYIEEGLQNNMDIRIAIQQIVAAEAYAKQGKSGYLPSLSVGPNLTHQELSKNTQFGAFLTDTSTDQWDITASLSWEADIWGKIRSNKRATQAAYLQSVAGHQAVKTQLISSIAATYYSILALDAQLEITKTSIKTREKGVETIKALKEAGLTNQVAVDQNIAQYNNAKALEVDLEVALFRAENTLSILLGKTPQEVERSSLEDQTITTEMKLGFASELLSNRPDVIAAEYNLISAFELTNVARSSLYPSLTLTAAGGLQSLELDKLFNANSLFANIVGGLTQPIFNKRKLKTQKEVAIAQQEQALLNFKKTLLVAGNEVSNALYSFNSENKKYEFLKNEVEALRKAEKNSDELLKNGYATYLDLLTARQSALNSEIKVIGSRLQQLQSVVNLYEALGGGLK; encoded by the coding sequence ATGATATCAATTATAAAAAAAAGAAACCTTCAAAAAGGAGTCGTTATAGCTGTTATGGCTTTAACGTTACAAAGTTGTTTTGTTGCTAAAGAGTACACAAGACCAGAAGTTACAGAAACAGAAAACTTGTACAGAACAGATAATTTGCCATCAGATAGTATATCTATGGCAGATGTATCTTGGAAAACATTGTTTACAGATACCTATTTGCAACAATATATAGAAGAAGGCTTGCAAAACAATATGGACATTCGTATTGCTATTCAACAAATAGTTGCAGCAGAAGCATATGCTAAACAAGGAAAATCTGGTTATTTACCTTCTTTAAGTGTTGGTCCTAACCTTACACATCAAGAATTATCTAAAAACACCCAATTTGGGGCGTTTTTAACAGATACTTCTACAGATCAATGGGATATTACTGCATCACTTTCTTGGGAAGCAGATATTTGGGGAAAAATACGAAGCAATAAACGTGCAACGCAAGCAGCCTATTTACAAAGTGTTGCCGGTCATCAAGCTGTAAAAACACAATTGATTTCTAGTATTGCAGCTACTTATTACAGTATTTTAGCTTTAGATGCGCAGTTAGAAATTACCAAAACATCTATTAAAACAAGAGAAAAAGGGGTAGAAACTATTAAGGCTTTAAAAGAAGCAGGATTAACAAATCAGGTTGCAGTAGATCAAAATATTGCACAATACAACAATGCGAAAGCATTAGAAGTAGATTTAGAAGTTGCGCTATTTAGAGCAGAAAATACATTAAGTATTTTATTGGGAAAAACACCTCAGGAAGTGGAAAGAAGTAGTTTAGAAGACCAAACTATAACCACTGAAATGAAATTAGGTTTTGCTTCAGAATTACTAAGTAACAGACCAGATGTAATTGCTGCTGAATATAACTTAATAAGTGCTTTCGAATTGACAAATGTTGCTAGAAGTAGTTTATATCCTTCTTTAACGTTAACCGCTGCTGGCGGATTGCAAAGTTTAGAATTAGATAAATTATTTAATGCAAACTCTTTATTTGCAAATATAGTTGGTGGTTTAACACAACCAATTTTTAATAAGCGTAAGCTAAAAACGCAAAAAGAAGTTGCTATTGCACAACAAGAACAAGCACTTTTAAATTTTAAAAAGACTTTATTAGTTGCAGGTAACGAAGTTTCAAATGCTTTATACTCTTTTAATTCTGAAAATAAAAAGTACGAATTCTTAAAAAATGAAGTGGAAGCTTTGCGTAAAGCAGAGAAAAATTCTGATGAATTATTAAAGAATGGTTATGCTACTTATTTAGACTTATTAACAGCTAGACAAAGTGCCTTAAACTCAGAAATTAAAGTAATTGGTAGTAGATTACAACAGTTGCAATCTGTTGTAAACTTATACGAAGCTTTGGGTGGTGGTTTAAAATAA
- the pheS gene encoding phenylalanine--tRNA ligase subunit alpha, whose translation MLDKVKELIGDVKSFNATTKEEVETFRIKYLGSKGLLKDLFAEFKNVDAELRKDFGQALNNLKKSAEGKVAELSESLDSAKSNKSFYGDLSRPSEPINLGSRHPISLVRNQIIDVFNRIGFTVSEGPEIEDDWHNFTALNLPEYHPARDMQDTFFIEQDPDILLRTHTSSVQVRYMEENKPPIRTISPGRVFRNEDISARAHCIFHQVEGLYIDTDVSFADLKQTLLYFTKEMFGKSKIRLRPSYFPFTEPSAEVDIYWGLETETDYKITKGTGWLEIMGCGMVDPNVLKNANIDPTKYSGYAFGMGIERIAMLLYQIPDIRMFYENDKRFLEQFKSVL comes from the coding sequence ATGTTAGATAAAGTAAAAGAACTGATTGGTGATGTAAAGTCATTTAACGCAACCACAAAAGAAGAAGTTGAAACTTTTAGAATTAAATACCTAGGTAGCAAAGGCTTACTTAAGGATTTATTTGCTGAATTTAAAAATGTAGACGCAGAATTGCGTAAAGATTTTGGACAAGCATTAAATAATTTAAAAAAATCTGCAGAAGGAAAAGTTGCCGAGTTAAGCGAGTCTTTAGACAGTGCTAAGAGTAATAAATCTTTTTATGGAGACTTATCACGCCCTTCAGAGCCTATTAATTTGGGTTCTCGTCATCCAATTTCATTGGTAAGAAACCAAATTATTGATGTTTTTAATAGAATTGGTTTTACCGTTTCTGAAGGTCCAGAAATAGAAGATGACTGGCACAACTTTACAGCTTTAAACTTGCCAGAATATCACCCGGCAAGAGACATGCAAGACACGTTTTTTATAGAACAAGATCCAGATATTTTACTACGTACACATACATCTTCTGTACAGGTACGATATATGGAAGAAAATAAACCACCGATAAGAACAATTTCTCCAGGTAGAGTTTTTAGAAATGAAGATATTTCTGCAAGAGCACATTGTATTTTTCATCAAGTAGAAGGTTTGTATATTGATACAGATGTTTCTTTTGCCGATTTAAAACAAACCCTTTTGTACTTTACAAAAGAGATGTTTGGTAAATCTAAAATACGTTTGCGTCCTTCTTATTTCCCTTTTACAGAGCCAAGTGCAGAGGTAGATATTTATTGGGGATTAGAAACAGAAACAGATTATAAAATTACAAAAGGTACCGGTTGGTTAGAAATTATGGGATGCGGAATGGTAGACCCTAATGTATTGAAAAATGCAAACATAGATCCAACAAAATATTCTGGTTATGCTTTTGGAATGGGAATAGAACGTATTGCCATGTTGTTATACCAAATTCCTGATATTAGAATGTTTTATGAAAACGATAAACGTTTCTTAGAACAGTTTAAATCTGTTTTATAA